One genomic window of Salvia miltiorrhiza cultivar Shanhuang (shh) chromosome 4, IMPLAD_Smil_shh, whole genome shotgun sequence includes the following:
- the LOC131023192 gene encoding uncharacterized protein LOC131023192 has protein sequence MGVPMQRPQYNQNQHQQQYQLGPPQHHNQNQQQPHYQPPHRRAPWEEAIKNMVKESEKFRNEIHAGMNQTNQQISHLTKAVAKLEGECRNLSKSGEGLTAEQAGGSNLTDAPYPGRLRQKAKEKEASEMMKIFQKVELSIPLLDAIRQILKYAKFLKDLCSRKVKMEEEVRYVMGESISAVIQQKLPTKRKDPGMFTIPCNIGGTNMDKTMMDLGASINVMPLAVYKRLNIGEMRNTRVVIQLADRSNAYPERVVEDVLIKVGDLIFPADFYVLDTGPETGENVIQLGRTFMMTAGTKIDMKIGILTCEFDGVQEEFNIYETMKRKQTIEMVDMIDVFEPLVQE, from the exons ATGGGAGTACCGATGCAACGTccccagtataatcagaaccaacatcaacaacagtaccagcTAGGACCACCACAACACCACAATCAGAATCAACAACAACCTCATTACCAACCACCACACAGGAGGGCACCATGGGAAGAAGCCATCAAAAACATGGTTAAAGAAAGCGAGaaatttcgcaatgaaattcaCGCCGGTATGAACCAAACCAACCAACAgattagtcatttgactaaagCGGTGGCCAAACTGGAAGGAGAATGCCG AAACCTGAGTAAAAGTGGTGAAGGCCTAACTGCtgaacaagctggaggtagcAATCTAACCGACGCACCCTATCCAGGACGCCTGAGACAGAAAGCTAaagagaaggaagcaagtgaaatgatgaagatatTCCAGAAAGTGGAGTTAAGCATACCCTTACTCGACGCTATAAGGCAAATTCTCAAGTATGCTAAATTCTTGAAggacctttgttcaagaaaagtgaagatggaggaagaagtccgCTATGTGATGGGAGAGAGTATCTCGGCGGTGATCCAACAGAAGTTGCCCACGAAGCGGAAGGACCCAGGAATGTTCACCATTCCGTGCAATATTGGCGGAACAAACATGGATAAGACCATGATGGACTTGGGAGCTTCCAtaaatgtgatgccattggccgtttacaagagattgaatattggGGAGATGAGaaacacccgtgtggtcatacagttggccGACAGATCCAACGCCTATCCTGAGAGAGTGGTAGAGgacgtactgatcaaggttggggaTCTGATTTTCCCAGCTGACTTTTATGTTCTGGACACCGGACCTGAAACTGGAGAAAATGTCATACAATTGGGAAGAACATTCATGATGACCGCTGGAACCAAGATTGATATGAAAATTGGAATTTTAacatgtgagttcgatggagtCCAGGAAGAGTTCAACATCTATGAaaccatgaagaggaaacaaaCAATCGAAATGGTGGACATGATCGATGTGTTCGAGCCCCTGGTACAAGAATAG
- the LOC131023193 gene encoding uncharacterized protein LOC131023193 translates to MAKTKGGTGSGSTQPPKGKNTKPPPPKRATRRTTSEETSAKVTEDPVLTIQPEDRGRAEVLQQEKQEIGRATVESKQSEKPGEEEPELTPLVKKSKKSQTGKATPARSIVAPPPPIQAQPQPQIPETSMQEGRTASEDTEEEEKEEQEKAEAEEAEEGERVEAIPEDAVEVLTPQSKRPGVKRKLDVAKPPLPVKAKPAPVGSKTRTKGEQSRSKKKPTAAEKGKAKEVEIPIEAEPEKTQTVESSNSEDMVAPAKPVTSTITSKPKGVKRKGLVRPSTAEVVIPKDSQRYAILLNQEITPWYFLITEVLDDFGIRERVEGYFKNMVGRKF, encoded by the coding sequence ATGGCAAAAACCAAAGGGGGAACAGGATCCGGGAGCACCCAACCACCAAAAGGGAAGAACACCAAACCCCCACCTCCAAAGCGGGCTACGAGGCGAACCACCTCGGAAGAGACCTCTGCCAAGGTCACTGAAGACCCCGTGTTGACTATTCAGCCCGAGGACAGAGGACGTGCTGAAGTCTTACAGCAGGAGAAACAGGAGATCGGGAGGGCAACCGTTGAGTCAAAACAGTCGGAGAAGCCGGGAGAAGAGGAGCCTGAACTTACACCTCTTGTGAAGAAATCGAAGAAATCCCAGACGGGCAAGGCAACTCCGGCGCGGTCTATCGTCGCGCCACCACCACCTATTCAAGCCCAACCTCAACCGCAAATTCCTGAAACTTCCATGCAGGAAGGGAGGACCGCCTCCGAAGATACggaggaagaagaaaaagaagaacaaGAAAAGGCGGAAGCGGAGGAAGCTGAAGAAGGGGAGAGAGTTGAAGCCATTCCAGAGGATGCGGTGGAAGTTCTGACACCACAAAGCAAGAGGCCGGGAGTTAAAAGGAAGCTTGATGTTGCGAAGCCTCCACTGCCCGTCAAGGCCAAACCAGCACCAGTAGGGAGTAAGACTAGAACCAAAGGCGAACAGAGCAGGAGCAAGAAAAAGCCTACTGCAGCCGAGAAAGGAAAGGCCAAGGAGGTGGAAATACCAATAGAGGCAGAGCCAGAAAAGACTCAGACTGTGGAAAGCTCTAACTCCGAGGACATGGTTGCCCCTGCTAAGCCGGTAACAAGTACAATCACCTCGAAGCCGAAGGGTGTGAAGCGCAAAGGCTTGGTACGACCTAGCACTGCGGAGGTGGTCATACCGAAAGATAGCCAGAGGTATGCTATTCTGCTGAACCAGGAAATAACTCCATGGTATTTTCTGATTACTGAGGTGTTGGATGACTTTGGGATAAGAGAACGTGTGGAAGGGTACTTTAAGAATATGGTTGGGAGAAAGTTTTAG